The Clostridia bacterium genome includes the window ATATGAAGCAAATTGGGATATGGTGAAGCTTGGCTGGGATACCCATGTATTGGGCAAGGGCAAGCAGTTTGCTTCTGCCAGTGAGGCGATATCCACTTTCAGAGAGGAGCTGCCTGGAGTCATAGATCAGGATTTACCGCCTTTTGTCATAGGGTCAGAGGGTAATCCTGTAGGTACTATTAATGATGGGGACAGTGTTGTTCTCTTCAATTTCAGAGGTGACCGGGCGATTGAAATCAGCATGGCCTTTGATTATGAATCCTTTGACAAGTTTGATAGGGGAAGACGCCCCAAAATTGTATTTTGCGGTATGCTGCAGTATGATGGTGACTTGAAGCTTCCAGAGAACTTTTTGGTCACACCTCCGGATATAAAGAATACATTATCAGAGCATTTGGTAAAGCACAACATCAGGCAGTATGCTGTTTCTGAGACACAGAAATTCGGGCATGTGACATATTTCTGGAATGGCAACAGGAGTGAGAAGTTTAGTGAAAAGCTTGAGGCCTTTGAGGAAGTGCCTTCAGACAGGGTATCCTTTGATGAACGCCCATGGATGAAAGCCGCAGAAGTGACTGACAAGCTAATAGATGCCATAAAATCCGGCAAATATGACTTCTTAAGAGCAAATTACCCTAATGGTGATATGGTCGGGCATACCGGCAGTTTTAACGCAACCAAAATAGCGGTTGAAGCTCTTGACCTGTGTCTTGCAAGAGTTATTAAGGCGGTTGATCAAACAGAAGCCATACTTGTCATCACAGCTGACCATGGAAACGCGGATGAGATGTATGAAAAAGCCAAGGGTGGCACGGCTAAAGCAAAAACAAGTCATACACTTAGCCCGGTCCCATTCATAGTCTATGATAAAGTGCAAAACCGTGAATTAAAGTCAGGAAGCTTTGGACTTGCTAATATTGCGGCAACTATCACAACTTTGCTAGGGATTGACCATCCAGATTGCTGGGAAAACAGCATTATATAGCAGATTCCTATAAGTTTTAGCAAAATTAAGAAAAAACGGATTATTTTTTACCATTGTGGTATAATATAATTAGCTATAGAGCTATGCTGTCATTTAGCACGCATACGCATATATACGCCACCTCTCAGGGGTGGTTTTATTCTATTAGTCCCCAAAGGTACACTTTCTGATGTACTATAGGCTAAAGGGTTTAAGGAAGTACAATATAAAGGAGAATATCGGAATTGAAGAAGATTTATCGAATGAAAAAGACAGTATCAATGAAGCAGTTTATTACTGAGTTTGGAGGAGAGTTTTCCAAACATGTAAAGCAGAAGCTGCTTGAGTTGGGAGCAAGATGTGTTTTAACCAGAAAGGACGAAAGCTTCATTCTTGATCTGAGACATGTCGAGCACACTAAATACAATTGCAATCCTCAAGATAGTACAGCTGAGCATCAAAAAGAATATGCTTTTGGGCAATTGATAGCTCACGAGGGGATACTATACTTTTCGGAATGCTGTCTACAAAATGAAGATATTATACAAGTCCCGATGGTGAGCACAGTTTATAATTCTCTAAACAGCGAAGAAATCACGCTTGAAGGGGATATCAAAGGCAAAAAAATAGATGATGAAAACGTTGATTATGTAATAGATAGCTTATTGACGGTATGTCCTGAGGTATCACCAGAGCATTTGGCAATCGTATCAAGGTACTAATAAAGTTTCTATGACCATCGGTGCAGTTATGTGCCGGTGGCTTTTTTGTATATTTAAGCAGCGAGAATAGATTGAAAACATTTGATATAGACAAGTGCCCTGTAAAAGTATTCGTTTCTAGCAGCAGGGCACAATATCAATATTGAACGCACATAAGTATACATATTGGGTAAAGTGCGAATTCAATAACACTAATGAAACCTTTTGCGAAATCTGAATGAATGATGCAGAGGGTATTTCACAAAACGTATTGGAAGTGCGTTATTAACATTTTGAATGACTGGAAAGCAGTTATGTTAATAAGCACCTAAATAAAATAATTAAAGGTTTAGGAGATTACATATGACAACCAAGAAGGATTTTGAGCATTATGGCTTAAGCAAGGAAACATTAAAGGCTCTAAAAAAGCTCGGATATGACAAACCGACAGAGGTTCAGGAGAAGGTCATACCCATGGTGTTTAAAAATGCAGACATCATAGTAAAGTCACAGACAGGAAGCGGCAAGACAGCTGCATTTGCGATACCCATATGTGAAAGGCTGGAGCTTGAGAAAAGATATCCTCAGGTTCTGGTGCTTACCCCTACAAGGGAACTGGCTGTGCAGGTAAAAGAGGACTTTTCCCATTTGGGCAGGTTCAAGAGAATAAGGTGTGCCGCAATATTTGGCAAGCAGCCTATGGAATTGCAGAAGAGGGAACTAAAGCAGAGAGTACACGTTGTTGTGGGCACTCCAGGAAGAACCTTTGATCATATAGAACGCCAGAATCTTGTTCTGAATGAAATAAAATATCTGGTAATTGATGAAGCGGATAAAATGCTCGATATGGGCTTCATAGACCAGGTAGAAGAAATTATTAAGCTGCTTCCTCAAAAAAGGGTAACCATGCTGTTTTCTGCAACAATGCCTGACTTGATAGAAGAGGTATGCAATAAATATATGAGGAAGCCTCAAAAGGTTGAGGTGGCTTCCCAAATATCTACCACAGAAAAAATACAGCAGTACTGCTATGAGGTTGAGGAAGACAATAAATTCAGCATTCTAAAGAAAATAATATACACAGAAAAACCGGAAAGCTGCATTTTGTTCTGCAATACCAGGGAGAAGGTAGATAGCCTGCTGGGGAAAATGAAGGCTGAAAGATTCTTCTGCGAGGGCTTGCATGGAGGAATGGATCAGGACCAGCGCTTAAGCGTTGTGCAGAGCTTCAAGAGAGGTGAGTTTCATTTCCTGGTTGCAACAGATGTTGCGGCTAGAGGGATTCATATAGATGATGTCACCCACGTTATCAATTATGACGTTCCTATGGAAAACGAAAGCTATGTTCACAGGATTGGCAGAACAGGACGTGTAGAAAGCAAGGGGGTAGCCATTACTCTTGCATCACCCAGGGAATTGAGGTTTTTGAAGGATATTGAAGAGTATGTACAGTATAAGATTCCAAGGAGAGAGCTGCCCACAGATGCTGAAGTGCAAACGGGCAGGGGGGACTTTGAAGATAAGATAAAGTCAAAGCCTAAAGCCAAGAAAAACAAAGCAGAAGCACTGAACAGGGAGATTACAAAAATACGTATAAATGCAGGCAAGACCAAGCGAATGAGGCCGGGTGACATACTGGGTGCTATATCGAATATCAAAGGGATTAATCCGGAGGATATAGGAATAATTGATGTGCAGGATACCTGCTCCTATGTGGAGGTATTCGGCAGAGATGCGGATTATATAGTCAAGGAGCTTCAGGATACAAGCATTAAAGGGAAAGTGCATACCGTAAAGAAAGTAAGATTCCGCAATGCGTAAGCATATAGCGTTATTCAGGCTATAGCGCTTTTGGATAGTTCGTAATTAAGTTCAGCCATATAGTAAATCTATGTGGCTGATATTTTTTCCAGAAGCTATTGACTTATTAATTAATACGTAATATATTACTTATATAGGTAACATATTACGTATATACAAAAGTACGCTTTGGAGGTGTATCCTTAATGGATTCTATTGATAAGCAGAAGTTCATATTCGGCAGTATTTTCTTGCTTGCAAACACGCTTCAGGTCATAGGAGACCAATATCTTGGAAGAGATGGTATTACCACAAAACAGTGGCTCCTGCAAGTAATGATATCACAATTAGGTGATAATCCCCCGACATTAAGTGAGGTGGCTGAACTTATGGGCAGCTCACGCCAGAATGTAAAGCAGCTTGCACTGAAGCTTGAGGAAAAAGGCTTCTTGACTATTCAGAAGGATGAGCATGATGCCCGGGCCTTAAGGCTTAAACTGACAGATAAAAGTCAGGTATTTTGGGAAAAAAGAAAGAAGCAGGATGACGAATTTATAGAAGATCTTTTTAAGGATTTAAGCCAAGAGGAAATTGATTCGATGTTCAAAGGCGTTGGTAAGTTATTTACGAAGGTAGAGAAAATAGAAAAAACCATACATGGAAGGATGTATTAAATGAAATTATTTTTAAAGATTATGTTGTCAGTATTCATAATTTTTGTATTGGTTTCTGGAGGGGGCTTATTCTTCATCAGCAGAGGAGTCGAAGCTGGGGAAGTGTTGGAAATCAATGATGTAGATCTATCTAAACTAAATGATGGAACCTACAACGGAACATATAATGGTGGAAGATGGACCAATGAAGTGAATGTGATAGTCAAAGATCATAAAATTACAGGGGTTGAGATAGTGAAGGATGTTCTGCTTCCAAAGCCAGAGGTTACGGCTGAGCTGGTAAACCTGGTGCTGGAGAAGCAAAGCCCAAAGATTGATGCGATATCAGGCTCAACAGTTACCTGTAAGGCTTATCTGAAATCTATAGAAAACGCACTGAAATAATAGGAGGGTTAACATGTCAATAGTAATACTGGACGCAATGGAAGGCAGCAACAGCATTTCAGACAAGCTGAAAGAAAGAATGCTGCAAAAGAGTAAAGAGCTTTCACATTTTGAATTAAGGGATATGAAAATTCTGCCCTGCAGATCCTGCGGTGTATGTGGGTTTAAATCCCCTGGCAAATGTGTATTTAAGGATGACATGCATGAGATATTATACGCCATGGCAAAGAGCAGCACGATTGTACTACTTGCACCGGTGAGGTTTGGCGGTTATCCTTCCAGCCTCAAAAAAGCTGTAGATAAATTTGCGTTAATGGCCCTTCCATCATATACAGTAAAGCATGGTCATATGGTGCATCCAGCACGTTATGGCAGTAAAATGCTTATTGGAATCGGGGTGCAAGGACAGGCTTCAAAGGAGAGGGAGGAAAGCTTCAAGAGACTGGTGGAAAACAACGCATTGAACGGACAATTTGAACATAAGTCAGTAGTGCTGAATGCTTCAGATGATATGAACGAGATAGAACAGGTTATAGATAATCTGTTAAAGGGGGTGTGCTAGTGATGAGTGGAAAAAAACTTCTCCTGTTAAACGGAAGTCCAAGGAAAAGTGGGACATCGTACAGCTTTGCAAGGACTATGAAGCAGCTTGCAGAAAGCTTTGGAAATGATGTAGAAATCATACATGCTATTGATTATTTCGATGGTAAGGAAAAAATAGAACACTTAAGTCAGTTAATAGCACAAAATGATATTATAGCTATGTCAGCACCCGTATATGCAGATTTTCTTCCTTATCATGATATCTGGCTCTTGGAGAAGCTAACTGAGGAGTGCGCCAAGGAGCTAAAGGGCAAGGCGTTCTTTGCAGTAGGTCAGTGTGGCTTTCCTGATATAACCCGTATTGAGCCGCTTATTGATGCTTGCAGGTTCTTTGCTGAAGATACAGGAATGAATTGGCTGGGTGGATTGGCTTATGGCGGAGGCCCGATGATAAATGGAGCATTACTGGAGGACATAGGTAAAAAGGGAGAAAAAATCACTTCAGGCTTCAGACTTGCCCTGGAAAACGTCTTCAAGGGAGAAAAGATAAGCATCGACGCTCAAAAGTGTATTACCATGGATATT containing:
- the gpmI gene encoding 2,3-bisphosphoglycerate-independent phosphoglycerate mutase; translation: MNKRPVVLIVMDGIGINEDEYGNAVKAANTPTLDMLMSHSPYTVIKAHGIAVGLPSDEDMGNSEVGHNALGSGQVYAQGAKLVNESIGNGKMYSSDTWRKVVDNCVGNGSVLHFIGLLSDGNVHSNIAHLKSMIIRAKMDNVKKVRVHVLLDGRDVLATSALDYVEQLEKVLKGLNDSSFDGRIASGGGRMKITMDRYEANWDMVKLGWDTHVLGKGKQFASASEAISTFREELPGVIDQDLPPFVIGSEGNPVGTINDGDSVVLFNFRGDRAIEISMAFDYESFDKFDRGRRPKIVFCGMLQYDGDLKLPENFLVTPPDIKNTLSEHLVKHNIRQYAVSETQKFGHVTYFWNGNRSEKFSEKLEAFEEVPSDRVSFDERPWMKAAEVTDKLIDAIKSGKYDFLRANYPNGDMVGHTGSFNATKIAVEALDLCLARVIKAVDQTEAILVITADHGNADEMYEKAKGGTAKAKTSHTLSPVPFIVYDKVQNRELKSGSFGLANIAATITTLLGIDHPDCWENSII
- a CDS encoding DEAD/DEAH box helicase; translation: MTTKKDFEHYGLSKETLKALKKLGYDKPTEVQEKVIPMVFKNADIIVKSQTGSGKTAAFAIPICERLELEKRYPQVLVLTPTRELAVQVKEDFSHLGRFKRIRCAAIFGKQPMELQKRELKQRVHVVVGTPGRTFDHIERQNLVLNEIKYLVIDEADKMLDMGFIDQVEEIIKLLPQKRVTMLFSATMPDLIEEVCNKYMRKPQKVEVASQISTTEKIQQYCYEVEEDNKFSILKKIIYTEKPESCILFCNTREKVDSLLGKMKAERFFCEGLHGGMDQDQRLSVVQSFKRGEFHFLVATDVAARGIHIDDVTHVINYDVPMENESYVHRIGRTGRVESKGVAITLASPRELRFLKDIEEYVQYKIPRRELPTDAEVQTGRGDFEDKIKSKPKAKKNKAEALNREITKIRINAGKTKRMRPGDILGAISNIKGINPEDIGIIDVQDTCSYVEVFGRDADYIVKELQDTSIKGKVHTVKKVRFRNA
- a CDS encoding MarR family transcriptional regulator, whose amino-acid sequence is MDSIDKQKFIFGSIFLLANTLQVIGDQYLGRDGITTKQWLLQVMISQLGDNPPTLSEVAELMGSSRQNVKQLALKLEEKGFLTIQKDEHDARALRLKLTDKSQVFWEKRKKQDDEFIEDLFKDLSQEEIDSMFKGVGKLFTKVEKIEKTIHGRMY
- a CDS encoding FMN-binding protein translates to MKLFLKIMLSVFIIFVLVSGGGLFFISRGVEAGEVLEINDVDLSKLNDGTYNGTYNGGRWTNEVNVIVKDHKITGVEIVKDVLLPKPEVTAELVNLVLEKQSPKIDAISGSTVTCKAYLKSIENALK
- a CDS encoding NAD(P)H-dependent oxidoreductase, with product MSIVILDAMEGSNSISDKLKERMLQKSKELSHFELRDMKILPCRSCGVCGFKSPGKCVFKDDMHEILYAMAKSSTIVLLAPVRFGGYPSSLKKAVDKFALMALPSYTVKHGHMVHPARYGSKMLIGIGVQGQASKEREESFKRLVENNALNGQFEHKSVVLNASDDMNEIEQVIDNLLKGVC
- a CDS encoding NAD(P)H-dependent oxidoreductase, yielding MSGKKLLLLNGSPRKSGTSYSFARTMKQLAESFGNDVEIIHAIDYFDGKEKIEHLSQLIAQNDIIAMSAPVYADFLPYHDIWLLEKLTEECAKELKGKAFFAVGQCGFPDITRIEPLIDACRFFAEDTGMNWLGGLAYGGGPMINGALLEDIGKKGEKITSGFRLALENVFKGEKISIDAQKCITMDIPPIMYWPLVIFMNQMTKKQAREAGNVDYTKKVYLE